The Arachis hypogaea cultivar Tifrunner chromosome 19, arahy.Tifrunner.gnm2.J5K5, whole genome shotgun sequence genome has a window encoding:
- the LOC112779241 gene encoding ATP-dependent DNA helicase Q-like SIM produces the protein MGASNLSFDQVLVEMLEMGFEYSSIVEGIKTVGLSIPNVVEHILTAGSGSGRATTSSKASTTTMQPSKFRAPHGKALKRKALSSTSQVRQSSILDHFHSNDKSTVCNKIRDVAIVDLEMVNEHDKPISKMPDDVTVMPGQIVTGPMENLVVMSDWETRVGGLLQKHFGILCLKSFQKEALNAWAAHKDCLVLAATGSGKSLCFQVPALLTGKVVVVISPLISLMHDQCLKLARHGVSACFLGSGQPDNTVEKKAMRGMYSIIYVCPETVLRLIQPLQKLAESHGIALFAIDEVHCVSKWGHDFRPDYSRLSVLRENFSTSKLKFLEFDIPLMALTATATHRVQEDILKSLRMSKETIVVLTSFFRSNLRFMVKHSGTSQAFYEKDFHELIKVYGSKLNSNKNKKSSISKDSDDVSSSSGAGRISNNDDVSPYDVDDNHDDYGGRYVNVMRSGNTDNLVKGKELSVEFLENDNDDCQSVDDWDVTCGEFCAQSPPKDWELSEIDDPPKEPEGSLKVLKGPLEQGPAIIYVPTRKETLKIAKYLCKFGVKAAAYNAALPKSHLRRVHKEFHENTIEVVVATIAFGMGIDKPNVRRIIHYGWPQSLEAYYQEAGRAGRDGKLADCILFANLARVPSLLPSRRSEYQTKQAYIMLSDCFRYGMNTSCCRAKTLVEYFGEEFSHRKCLLCDVCVDGPPQRQNMKDEACILLQTIAASHACSYSMDVAYDDDIHFEYGYGRHGERLCLKNIVGKIREQSQKFLNTDILLWRGLSRILEAKGYIREGDDKTHVQIKFPEPTKLGLEFIRSMSEEAFYVYPEADMLLAAKTHKPYSSFSEWGKGWADPEIRRQRLERMQVNKKPETLRSPRKHQKRKANKMKHDMRTSRGRLEAKLTKYK, from the exons ATGGGTGCCAGTAACTTATCCTTCGACCAAGTGCTTGTGGAAATGCTTGAAATGGGTTTTGAGTATTCCAGCATTGTAGAAGGCATCAAAACAGTGGGTTTGTCTATTCCCAATGTTGTGGAGCATATCTTGACGGCTGGTAGTGGTAGTGGTAGAGCTACAACTAGCTCCAAAGCTTCCACTACCACCATGCAGCCTTCAAAATTTCGTGCTCCTCATGGAAAAGCTCTCAAGAGAAAAGCTTTGTCCTCGACCAGCCAAGTTCGGCAGTCGAGCatattggaccattttcattccAATGATAAGTCCACTGTGTGCAATAAGATACGTGATGTGGCAATTGTTGATCTAGAAATGGTGAATGAGCACGATAAGCCTATCTCTAAAATGCCTGATGATGTGACCGTGATGCCGGGACAAATTGTAACTGGTCCAATGGAAAATTTGGTTGTTATGTCTGATTGGGAGACGAGAGTTGGTGGTCTCTTACAGAAGCATTTTGGGATTTTGTGTTTGAAGAGTTTTCAGAAGGAAGCGCTGAACGCATGGGCAGCTCATAAGGACTGCCTTGTCCTTGCTGCAACAGGATCTG GGAAATCATTGTGCTTTCAGGTTCCTGCATTGTTAACTGGGAAAGTGGTGGTTGTGATATCGCCATTAATAAGCTTGATGCATGATCAATGCTTAAAGCTAGCAAGACATGGAGTCAGCGCTTGCTTTCTTGGGTCTGGGCAACCTGACAATACTGTTGAAAAGAAAGCAATGAGAGGCATGTACAGCATAATATATGTTTGTCCAGAGACTGTCCTAAG ATTAATACAACCACTGCAGAAGCTTGCAGAAAGTCATGGTATTGCATTGTTCGCAATTGATGAGGTGCATTGTGTTTCTAAATGGGGTCATGATTTCCGTCCAGACTATAG CCGATTATCTGTGCTGAGGGAAAATTTCAGCACCAGCAAACTTAAATTCCTGGAATTTGACATACCTTTGATGGCCTTGACAGCTACAGCTACACACAGAGTTcaagaagatattttaaaatcattaCGCATGTCAAAGGAAACAATTGTTGTGCTTACATCTTTCTTTCGATCTAATTTACGCTTCATG GTAAAGCATAGTGGAACTTCACAAGCCTTTTATGAGAAAGATTTTCATGAATTGATTAAAGTATATGGTAGCAAGCTAAattccaataaaaataaaaagtcttCCATCTCAAAGGACTCGGATGATGTTTCCAGCAGCTCTGGTGCTGGTAGAATCTCTAATAATGATGATGTTTCTCCTTATGATGTGGATGACAACCATGATGATTATGGTGGCAGATATGTTAATGTAATGCGCTCAGGAAACACAGACAATCTTGTAAAGGGAAAAGAGTTGTCTGTCGAGTTTCTGGAAAATGACAACGATGACTGTCAAAGCGTGGATGATTGGGATG TTACCTGTGGTGAATTTTGTGCACAATCTCCTCCGAAGGACTGGGAGTTATCTGAGATAGATGATCCACCCAAGGAACCAGAAGGAAGTCTGAAAGTACTTAAAGGTCCTTTGGAGCAAGGACCGGCAATCATATATGTACCAACGAGAAAAGAAACGCTGAAAATTGCAAAGTATCTATGCAAGTTTGGCGTGAAGGCTGCTGCCTATAATGCAGCG CTGCCCAAATCACATCTAAGAAGGGTTCACAAAGAATTTCATGAAAATACCATAGAG GTTGTTGTTGCAACAATAGCATTTGGCATGGGGATTGACAAGCCAAATGTCAGAAGAATCATCCACTATGGTTGGCCACAG AGTTTGGAAGCCTACTACCAAGAAGCTGGTCGGGCTGGTCGAGATGGGAAATTAGCAGACTGCA TTCTATTTGCAAACCTAGCGAGAGTTCCATCACTTTTGCCTAGTCGAAGAAGTGAATATCAGACAAAACAAGCATATATCATGTTGTCTGACTGTTTCAG ATACGGAATGAACACGTCATGCTGTCGAGCAAAGACACTTGTGGAATACTTTGGAGAGGAATTCAGTCATAGAAAATGTCTCTT ATGTGATGTGTGTGTTGATGGACCGCCTCAAAGGCAGAATATGAAAGACGAGGCGTGTATATTACTACAAACTATTGCTGCTAGTCAT GCATGTAGTTATTCCATGGATGTTGCATATGATGATGATATACATTTTGAATATGGATATGGAAGACATGGAGAGAGGTTGTGCCTTAAGAATATTGTCGGAAAGATACGGGAGCAG TCTCAAAAGTTTCTAAACACTGATATATTATTGTGGAGAGGTCTCTCTCGGATTTTGGAAGCTAAAGGATACATCAGGGAGGGAGATGACAAG ACCCATGTTCAGATAAAATTTCCGGAGCCAACAAAATTGGGATTGGAATTTATCAGGTCCATGAGTGAAGAAGCTTTCTATGTTTACCCAGAGGCAGATATGTTGCTTGCAGCGAAAACTCACAAACCATATTCCTCATTCTCTGAATGGGGTAAAGGTTGGGCTGATCCTGAAATCCGTCGCCAGCGTCTGGAAAGAATGCAAGTCAATAAAAAGCCAGAGACGCTGAGAAGTCCCAGGAAACATCAAAAGAGAAAAGCCAATAAAATGAAACACGATATGAGGACTTCTCGCGGAAGACTTGAAGCAAAACTCACAAAATATAAGTGA